In Carassius auratus strain Wakin chromosome 46, ASM336829v1, whole genome shotgun sequence, the following proteins share a genomic window:
- the LOC113064187 gene encoding neurofilament light polypeptide-like, whose amino-acid sequence MSAVGFDPYYSSSYRRWYAESSPRVSQRGRSHTTFSAQPPSLSSSRLHYASPGRRSVGLLLSSPGRSVDMDISHAAQVSSEVRAVRTQERAQLQDLNDRFAGYIERVHELEQQNRALEAELLLLRQRHVEPSRLRGLYEQEIRALKAAVDEARMERQAALSHRESMENALRSLQASYEEEVVAREDTEGRLLEARKEADDGALAQVELEKKVDTLLNELAFLKKVHEGEISELQAQIQYGAQIAIEAETAKPDLSSALRDIRAQYEKLAAKNIQSAEEWFRGKMGHLTESVAHHTDAVRNSKDEAGEYRRQLQACVLEIDACKGLNESLEKQLREMEDKQSAEIAAMQDAIGDLEDELRATKSEMARYLKEYQDLLNVKMALDIEIAAYRKLLEGEESRFNVGVGGLVGAYSVGPVYSRPMFSLSSLSSGAPYLFGSRLVSASLSADEAITSSQAQEAAASPTKEVEEEEKVEEEEVKEEEVEEKEEEEEETKEEEEGAEQEEEAGAEEEEAAAEEEEAAAEEEEKGDKEEETEEKDDVKGEEEEGDEKEGDGKEGEQKEGEEEEGEKGEEEEVAAEEDTETEKSEEKADTSADKPKEDTETDKDDTKTEKDKVEKETEKAKVEPKAEKAKEEVKTEPAKEKAKEKSEPVPEPESKDKGKEEPEKPKAKEKAEPEKPKGKDEGEKGKSEKKESVKQEKGKEEAEKPKGKK is encoded by the exons ATGAGTGCCGTCGGGTTTGACCCCTACTACTCGTCCTCTTACAGACGCTGGTATGCGGAGAGCAGCCCCCGGGTTTCTCAGCGTGGTCGTTCTCACACCACGTTCTCTGCCCAACCCCCTTCTCTCTCCTCAAGCCGTCTCCACTATGCTTCCCCCGGTCGGAGATCTGTCGGTCTGCTGTTAAGCAGCCCTGGCCGCTCAGTGGACATGGACATCAGCCATGCCGCCCAGGTAAGCTCCGAGGTCCGGGCAGTGCGAACTCAGGAGAGGGCCCAGCTGCAAGATCTCAATGACCGATTTGCAGGTTACATTGAGCGCGTCCATGAACTAGAACAGCAAAACCGTGCCCTGGAGGCTGAGCTGCTCCTGCTGAGGCAGAGGCATGTGGAGCCTTCCCGCCTGAGGGGCCTTTACGAGCAGGAGATCCGCGCTCTGAAAGCGGCCGTCGATGAGGCACGCATGGAGAGGCAGGCTGCACTGAGCCACCGAGAGAGTATGGAAAATGCCTTGCGGAGCCTGCAGGCCAGCTACGAGGAAGAGGTGGTTGCCCGCGAGGACACCGAAGGCAGGCTTCTGGAGGCCCGCAAGGAGGCCGACGACGGCGCTCTGGCTCAGGTGGAGCTGGAGAAAAAGGTTGATACGTTGCTAAATGAGTTGGCCTTCCTGAAGAAGGTCCATGAGGGTGAAATCTCAGAGTTGCAGGCCCAGATTCAATATGGAGCCCAGATCGCCATTGAGGCAGAGACTGCCAAGCCTGATCTGTCCAGTGCCCTACGTGACATCCGAGCCCAGTATGAGAAGCTGGCAGCCAAGAACATCCAGTCAGCTGAAGAATGGTTCCGTGGGAAGATGGGCCACCTGACAGAGAGTGTGGCACACCACACTGATGCAGTGAGGAACTCCAAGGATGAGGCGGGAGAGTATCGGCGCCAACTTCAGGCATGTGTCCTTGAGATTGATGCCTGCAAGGGGCTGAATGAGTCTCTGGAGAAGCAGCTGAGGGAGATGGAGGACAAGCAGAGTGCAGAGATTGCTGCCATGCAG GATGCAATCGGTGACCTTGAGGATGAACTTCGAGCCACTAAGAGTGAAATGGCGAGATACCTTAAAGAGTACCAGGATCTTCTCAATGTCAAGATGGCCCTTGATATTGAGATAGCTGCTTACAG GAAGTTGCTTGAGGGGGAGGAGTCTCGCTTCAATGTGGGTGTGGGAGGTTTGGTCGGTGCCTACTCTGTTGGTCCCGTCTATTCCCGACCCATGTTCTCACTATCATCCCTGAGCTCTGGTGCCCCCTACCTGTTTGGATCCCGCCTGGTTAGTGCATCCCTCTCAGCCGATGAGGCCATCACATCCAGTCAAGCTCAAGAAGCTGCTGCCAGTCCTACTAAGGAAgtagaagaagaggagaaagtggaggaggaggaagtaaaggaagaggaagtggaagagaaggaggaagaagaagaagaaacaaaggaggaagaggaag GTGCTGAACAGGAAGAGGAAGCTGGAGCAGAGGAAGAGGAAGCTGCAGCAGAGGAAGAGGAAGCTGCagcagaggaagaagaaaaaggagACAAGGAAGAGGAGACTGAAGAAAAAGATGATGTTAAAGGGGAAGAAGAGGAAGGAGATGAAAAAGAGGGAGATGGTAAAGAGGGTGAGCAGAAAGagggagaggaggaagagggagagaaagGTGAGGAGGAGGAAGTGGCTGCAGAGGAGGATACTGAGACAGAGAAAAGTGAGGAGAAAGCTGACACAAGTGCTGATAAGCCCAAAGAGGATACAGAGACAGACAAGGACGACactaaaacagaaaaagacaaggTAGAGAAGGAAACCGAGAAGGCAAAAGTTGAGCCTAAGGCTGAAAAAGCCAAAGAGGAAGTCAAAACTGAACCAGCCAAAGAGAAAGCCAAGGAGAAAAGTGAACCTGTACCT
- the LOC113064188 gene encoding phosphoglycerate mutase 2: protein MAAAHRLVIVRHGESSWNQENRFCGWFDADLSEKGLEEAKRGAQAIKEAGMKFDVCYTSVLKRAIKTLWTIMEVTDQMWLPVVRTWRLNERHYGGLTGLNKAETAAKHGEEQVKIWRRSFDIPPPPMDKDHPYHKIISESRRYKGLKEGELPTCESLKDTIARALPFWNEVIVPEIKAGKNVIIAAHGNSLRGIVKHLESMSDAAIMELNLPTGIPIVYELDKDLKPIKPMQFLGDEETVRKAMEAVAAQGKVKK from the exons ATGGCTGCTGCTCATCGTCTAGTGATTGTACGTCATGGCGAGAGCTCCTGGAACCAGGAGAACCGTTTCTGTGGCTGGTTTGATGCAGACCTCAGTGAAAAGGGTCTGGAGGAAGCAAAGCGTGGTGCTCAAGCCATCAAAGAAGCAGGCATGAAGTTTGATGTGTGCTACACCTCCGTTCTGAAGCGCGCTATCAAGACTCTGTGGACCATCATGGAGGTCACAGACCAGATGTGGCTGCCTGTAGTGCGCACCTGGCGTCTGAATGAACGTCACTACGGTGGTCTGACTGGTCTGAACAAGGCAGAGACGGCAGCCAAGCACGGAGAGGAGCAGGTCAAGATCTGGCGCAGATCATTCGATATCCCCCCTCCTCCCATGGATAAGGACCATCCATACCACAAGATCATCAGTGAG TCAAGACGATATAAGGGTCTGAAAGAGGGTGAGCTTCCCACCTGCGAGAGCTTGAAGGACACCATCGCTCGTGCCCTGCCTTTCTGGAATGAGGTTATTGTACCCGAGATCAAGGCCGGCAAAAACGTCATAATAGCAGCCCATGGCAACAGCCTCCGTGGTATCGTCAAGCACTTAGAGA GCATGTCAGATGCAGCCATCATGGAGCTGAACCTGCCCACAGGCATTCCCATCGTCTATGAGCTGGACAAAGACCTGAAGCCCATCAAACCCATGCAGTTCCTGGGAGACGAGGAAACAGTGCGCAAAGCCATGGAGGCTGTGGCCGCCCAGGGCAAGGTCAAAAAGTGA
- the LOC113064189 gene encoding crk-like protein: MSSARFDSTDRASWYFGPVSRQEAQNRLQGQRHGMFLVRDSSTCPGDYVLSVSENSKVSHYIINSLPNKRFKIGDQEFDNLPGLLEFYKIHYLDTTTLIEPAPRYPSTPLPSVPIQPSGGFGDENQEYVRTLYDFTGSDAEDLPFKKGEILIILERPEEQWWSAKNKEGRVGMIPVPYVEKLVRPSPHSGQPGHGSRNSNSYGIPEPAHAYAQPQTPSPITPGAVINPLPSVQNGPVIAKAIQKRVPCAYDKTALALEVGDIVKVTRMNINGQWEGEVNGRRGLFPFTHVKILDPQNPDESE; the protein is encoded by the exons ATGTCGTCTGCACGGTTCGACTCCACGGACCGAGCCAGCTGGTATTTCGGGCCGGTTTCGAGACAGGAGGCGCAGAATAGGCTACAGGGACAGAGACACGGGATGTTTTTGGTGCGAGATTCGTCCACCTGTCCTGGTGATTATGTACTGTCAGTGTCCGAGAACTCCAAAGTTTCTCACTATATTATCAACTCTTTACCAAACAAGAGATTCAAGATAGGCGACCAAGAGTTTGATAATCTACCTGGTCTTTTGGAGTTCTATAAAATACATTATCTGGATACGACCACCCTGATAGAGCCAGCACCAAG GTACCCCAGTACCCCTCTGCCCAGTGTTCCTATTCAGCCATCTGGGGGATTCGGAGATGAGAACCAGGAGTATGTGCGGACTCTTTATGACTTCACTGGTAGCGATGCTGAAGACCTTCCTTTCAAGAAGGGTGAAATCCTAATTATTCTAGAGAGGCCGGAGGAGCAGTGGTGGAGTGCCAAGAACAAAGAAGGCCGAGTAGGCATGATTCCTGTTCCCTACGTAGAAAAGCTGGTGAGGCCTTCGCCTCATTCTGGTCAGCCTGGCCATGGTTCACGCAATTCCAATAGCTATGGCATCCCTGAGCCAGCACACGCCTATGCTCAGCCTCAGACTCCATCACCCATTACACCTGGCGCTGTCATCAACCCACTGCCTTCTGTGCAGAATGGGCCAGTAATAGCGAAGGCGATCCAGAAACGAGTGCCATGTGCATATGATAAGACCGCTTTAGCCCTAGAG gtGGGCGACATTGTGAAAGTGACTAGGATGAACATCAACGGTCAGTGGGAAGGGGAGGTAAATGGCCGGAGAGGGTTGTTCCCTTTCACCCATGTGAAAATATTGGACCCCCAAAACCCAGATGAGAGCGAATGA